One stretch of Arthrobacter polaris DNA includes these proteins:
- the rpsI gene encoding 30S ribosomal protein S9, which yields MAQNTEELNTEAVVAEEEVLTSYTSESSAATDAAXKKERPALTVSGAAVGRRKQAIARVRVVPGTGKWVVNGRELSNYFPNKLHQQEVNDPFRILDLDGAYDVWARIHGGGASGQAGALRLGVARSLNEIDVENNRAILKXAGFLTRDARVIERKKAGLKKARKASQYSKR from the coding sequence GTGGCTCAGAACACTGAAGAGCTGAACACCGAAGCCGTTGTGGCCGAGGAAGAAGTTTTGACTAGCTACACGAGCGAAAGCTCGGCTGCAACTGATGCAGCCNCCAAGAAGGAACGCCCGGCATTGACTGTCTCAGGCGCTGCTGTTGGTCGTCGCAAGCAGGCAATTGCCCGCGTTCGCGTCGTTCCCGGCACCGGTAAGTGGGTTGTCAACGGCCGCGAGCTGTCCAACTACTTCCCGAACAAGTTGCACCAGCAAGAAGTTAACGACCCGTTCCGCATCCTCGATCTTGACGGTGCCTACGACGTTTGGGCCCGCATCCATGGCGGCGGTGCTTCCGGCCAGGCTGGTGCATTGCGTTTGGGCGTTGCTCGTTCATTGAACGAGATCGACGTCGAAAACAACCGCGCCATCTTGAAANAGGCAGGCTTCCTGACTCGTGACGCTCGCGTCATCGAGCGTAAGAAGGCTGGTCTTAAGAAGGCTCGTAAGGCTTCGCAGTACTCNAAGCGTTAA
- a CDS encoding bifunctional ADP-dependent NAD(P)H-hydrate dehydratase/NAD(P)H-hydrate epimerase translates to MISAHSAAAVRAAEAPLLAAGRGPELMRTASYGLALGVVTTLRSRGQGVYGAKAVLLVGSGNNGGDALFAGAWLAARGXRTTALLTGARTHTQALAAFEXTGGRCVYLPAAAGPNTAAASPKAAEVSGLGAVASFIAEAEVSDVVIDGLLGTGGQGGLREPAAGIVARLQQLSGRDRPAVVACDLPSGVDATTGEVHGPVLRADLTVTFGAYKTGLLNAPGEQFCGRLSLVSLGLEPHLGEGEVFRFEPADLAVLLPXPGSADHKYTRGVAGIIAGSNQYPGAGLLAAAAASACGPGMVRYLGPEHVAAALHVRNPEVVCSEDSPHNVHVQAWVVGPGIDGDAGQLQRAAEAIASGRPTVVDAAALTLVAPARGNENAHLLLTXHAGELAALFSRCGFTNHGESADGSARVLDRSGIEAAPXIAARLAAALFGAVVLLKGPSTVVAAPNGRVFTQANGTPRLATAGSGDTLAGILVALLAMGTGAADPVVLAGNAVHDDFSKLVGKTELDVLVRTAALAAALHGELARTDSVSAQLARQDLSQPLNAGLLAGKIPAVWARLSLGAGYTSAEFCSEARRELNHAVAATGTELNTPLGPHTVPVNAKNIKKGKHGNVAGQGSSTGSPRGCWRHQLCVVQRRCPSSAAVLVRSGR, encoded by the coding sequence ATGATCAGCGCCCACTCGGCTGCTGCAGTCCGTGCGGCCGAAGCGCCCCTGCTGGCGGCGGGACGCGGTCCGGAGCTCATGCGCACGGCCTCGTACGGGCTCGCCTTAGGCGTCGTTACCACTCTGCGCTCCCGCGGCCAGGGCGTGTACGGCGCCAAGGCGGTGTTGCTGGTTGGCTCGGGAAACAATGGCGGGGACGCCCTCTTCGCCGGGGCCTGGCTTGCTGCCAGGGGCGNNCGTACGACGGCGCTACTTACCGGCGCGCGAACCCACACGCAGGCGCTGGCTGCGTTTGAANAAACCGGCGGACGGTGCGTTTACCTTCCCGCAGCCGCCGGCCCAAACACCGCAGCCGCCAGCCCAAAGGCCGCGGAAGTCAGCGGCCTGGGCGCCGTGGCGAGCTTCATTGCTGAAGCGGAAGTGTCTGACGTGGTTATTGATGGGCTGCTGGGCACCGGTGGCCAAGGCGGATTACGTGAACCGGCTGCCGGGATTGTTGCCCGGCTCCAACAACTCTCCGGTAGGGACAGGCCCGCGGTTGTGGCGTGTGATCTGCCCAGTGGTGTTGACGCCACCACTGGCGAAGTGCACGGCCCAGTACTGCGCGCCGATCTGACGGTGACCTTTGGAGCGTATAAAACCGGGCTGCTGAATGCTCCCGGTGAGCAGTTCTGCGGGAGGCTCAGCCTCGTCAGCCTGGGGCTTGAGCCTCATCTGGGCGAGGGTGAGGTGTTCCGGTTTGAACCGGCAGACCTTGCCGTTTTGTTGCCANGCCCTGGCTCAGCTGACCACAAATATACGCGCGGAGTAGCTGGCATTATTGCCGGCTCCAATCAATACCCAGGGGCGGGCTTGCTAGCGGCGGCTGCGGCGTCTGCCTGCGGGCCTGGGATGGTGCGCTATCTTGGTCCGGAGCATGTGGCGGCAGCCCTGCACGTGCGAAATCCTGAAGTTGTGTGCTCAGAAGACTCTCCTCATAATGTTCACGTCCAGGCTTGGGTTGTTGGTCCTGGGATTGATGGGGACGCCGGCCAACTGCAACGGGCAGCCGAGGCCATTGCCTCCGGGCGCCCTACCGTGGTTGACGCCGCTGCTTTGACACTGGTGGCTCCTGCCCGCGGGAACGAGAATGCGCATCTGCTCCTCACCNCGCACGCTGGTGAGCTAGCAGCGCTGTTTTCCCGGTGCGGATTTACTAACCACGGTGAGTCCGCGGATGGGTCCGCAAGGGTGCTGGACCGCTCAGGCATTGAAGCAGCACCCNTGATTGCGGCTCGCCTGGCGGCCGCTTTATTTGGCGCAGTTGTGCTATTGAAGGGGCCAAGCACTGTGGTGGCGGCACCTAATGGGAGGGTCTTCACTCAGGCCAATGGAACGCCTCGGCTGGCCACAGCAGGAAGCGGGGACACCCTAGCTGGAATCTTGGTTGCTTTGCTGGCCATGGGGACTGGTGCTGCTGATCCTGTTGTTTTGGCCGGTAACGCAGTCCACGATGATTTTTCAAAGCTGGTGGGTAAAACCGAGCTGGATGTTCTTGTCCGGACGGCCGCGCTGGCAGCGGCACTTCATGGGGAACTTGCACGCACTGACTCGGTTTCGGCCCAACTAGCGCGCCAGGACCTGAGCCAACCGCTCAATGCAGGACTGCTCGCAGGAAAAATTCCTGCTGTATGGGCGCGGCTGTCCCTCGGGGCAGGATACACATCCGCTGAATTTTGCAGCGAGGCCCGGAGAGAGCTAAACCACGCGGTGGCCGCCACTGGAACTGAACTGAACACACCGCTGGGCCCACACACCGTGCCAGTGAACGCCAAAAACATCAAAAAGGGGAAACATGGAAATGTGGCCGGGCAGGGATCATCCACTGGGAGCCCGCGTGGATGCTGGCGGCACCAACTTTGCGTTGTTCAGCGACGGTGCCCAAGCAGTGCAGCTGTGCTTGTTCGATCAGGACGGTAA
- the glmS gene encoding glutamine--fructose-6-phosphate transaminase (isomerizing), producing the protein MCGIVGYAGTAPAQGLSSSTNHRALEVLVEXLRRLEYRGYDSAGVAVVGAEGIEMRKKSGKLVNLLEELARNPLXAAATGIGHTRWATHGGPTDANAHPHVVDGGALAVIHNGIIENYSLLKAELLERGHSFISATDTEVAATLLGEIYRGLASNASGEDAVEGETAGDRLSTAMQLVAQRLXKVRSLWLLRMRKRLVLWWQPAEIPLVVGLGDGENFLGSDVSGFIDYTRRAVELGQDQVVTITAEKVTITDXYGVPAQGREYLVDWDAAAAXKGGYPSFMEXEINDQPEAVAQTLLGRSDVNGMLTLDELRIDPSVLKTINKIIVLACGTSAYAGQVAKYAIEHWCRIPTEVELSHEFRYRDPIVDERTLIVSISQSXETMDTLMAVRYAREQGAKTVSICNTNGSTIPRESDAVLYTHAGPEIAVASTKAFLAQITATYLLGLYLAQLRGNLXQGQIKDILTELAXTPAKIATVLANAEQIKVLARSMADTRTVLFLGRHVGYPVAMEGALKLKELAYIHAEGFAAGELKHGPIALIEEGQAVIVVVPSPRGRDSLHAKVVSNIQEVRARGAMTIVIAEEGDESVREHAEHVFYIPETSTLLAPLLATVPLQIFACELATAKGYDVDQPXNLAKSVTVE; encoded by the coding sequence ATGTGTGGAATTGTGGGATACGCCGGTACCGCCCCGGCTCAGGGACTAAGTTCATCAACGAATCACCGAGCCCTTGAGGTTTTGGTAGAGNGGCTGCGCCGCCTGGAATATAGGGGCTATGACTCCGCAGGCGTTGCCGTTGTGGGTGCTGAGGGCATTGAGATGCGCAAGAAGAGCGGGAAGCTCGTGAACCTCCTTGAGGAACTTGCGCGGAATCCACTCNCTGCGGCGGCCACCGGGATTGGCCACACACGGTGGGCCACCCACGGCGGTCCCACGGATGCTAATGCCCATCCGCACGTTGTTGACGGCGGTGCGCTTGCGGTGATTCACAACGGCATAATTGAAAATTACTCACTGTTGAAAGCTGAACTGCTAGAGCGCGGGCACAGTTTCATCTCCGCTACTGATACTGAAGTTGCCGCCACCTTGTTGGGAGAGATCTACAGGGGACTAGCCAGCAATGCCTCAGGTGAGGATGCGGTGGAAGGTGAAACCGCCGGCGACCGGCTCTCCACGGCGATGCAATTGGTGGCACAGCGGCTAGNNAAGGTGCGTTCACTCTGGTTGCTACGCATGCGCAAGCGCCTGGTGTTGTGGTGGCAGCCCGCAGAAATTCCCCTGGTTGTGGGATTGGGCGACGGCGAGAACTTCTTGGGCTCTGATGTTTCAGGTTTCATTGATTACACGCGCCGGGCTGTGGAACTGGGCCAAGACCAAGTTGTCACCATCACCGCCGAGAAAGTAACTATCACCGATNTTTACGGTGTTCCGGCCCAAGGGCGTGAATACCTGGTCGATTGGGACGCAGCAGCTGCCNGAAAAGGCGGGTACCCGTCCTTTATGGAANAAGAAATCAACGACCAGCCCGAGGCTGTGGCACAGACCCTCCTGGGCCGCTCCGACGTCAACGGTATGCTCACCCTCGATGAGCTCCGCATTGACCCTTCCGTCTTGAAGACGATCAACAAGATCATCGTGCTGGCCTGCGGCACCTCGGCTTATGCCGGGCAAGTGGCCAAGTACGCTATTGAGCACTGGTGCAGGATCCCCACGGAAGTGGAGCTTTCGCACGAGTTCAGGTACCGGGATCCCATTGTGGATGAACGCACCCTCATCGTCTCCATCTCCCAGTCGNGGGAAACCATGGACACGCTGATGGCCGTACGCTACGCCCGCGAACAAGGTGCGAAGACTGTCTCCATCTGCAACACCAACGGCTCAACGATTCCACGGGAGTCAGACGCTGTCCTCTACACCCATGCCGGACCGGAAATCGCGGTGGCCTCAACCAAGGCGTTCCTGGCGCAGATCACGGCTACGTACCTACTGGGACTTTATTTAGCTCAACTGCGTGGAAACCTTNTTCAGGGACAGATCAAGGACATTCTGACCGAGTTGGCANAAACACCTGCCAAGATCGCCACGGTCCTGGCCAACGCGGAGCAGATCAAGGTTCTTGCCCGCAGCATGGCCGACACCCGCACAGTGTTGTTCCTGGGCCGCCATGTTGGCTACCCGGTGGCCATGGAAGGTGCCCTCAAGCTGAAGGAATTGGCGTACATCCATGCCGAAGGGTTTGCGGCCGGCGAACTCAAACACGGGCCCATCGCTCTGATTGAAGAGGGCCAGGCTGTCATTGTGGTTGTTCCCTCGCCGCGTGGCCGCGATTCCTTGCACGCCAAGGTTGTCTCAAATATCCAAGAGGTCAGGGCGCGTGGGGCTATGACCATTGTGATTGCCGAGGAAGGCGACGAGTCAGTGCGCGAGCACGCTGAGCATGTGTTTTACATTCCCGAAACCAGCACACTCCTTGCGCCTTTGCTGGCAACCGTTCCACTACAGATCTTTGCCTGCGAGCTGGCCACCGCGAAAGGCTATGACGTTGACCAGCCCNGGAACCTGGCCAAGTCTGTGACAGTGGAATAG
- the coaA gene encoding type I pantothenate kinase, producing the protein MASVTCSFPPHPKQGRIDRVTAQRTESGNSVSASPFVELDRQTWSRLANKIEQPLNEEDVQRLRGLGDQLNMREIHDVYLPLSRLLNLYVGAAEHLHSATTTFLGERGSRTPFVIGVAGSVAVGKSTTARVLREMLRRWPDTPNVELVTTDGFLYPNAELERRGLMGRKGXPESYDRRALLRFVSAIKSGAEEVRAPMYSHLTYDIVPNKEVVVRRPDVLIVEGLNVLAAARPRTDGRSGLAVSDFFDFSIYVDAKTSYVQQWYIERFRSLRTSAFADPDSYFRRYAELSDAEATATASRIWKNINEPNLLQNVLPTRGRAQLVLTKDSDHSIRRMLLRKV; encoded by the coding sequence ATGGCCTCTGTGACCTGTAGTTTCCCACCCCACCCCAAACAAGGCAGAATTGACCGTGTGACAGCGCAAAGAACCGAGTCCGGCAACAGCGTCAGCGCCTCNCCCTTTGTGGAACTGGACCGCCAGACGTGGTCCCGGCTTGCCAATAAAATTGAGCAACCCCTCAACGAGGAAGACGTCCAACGGCTCCGCGGCCTGGGCGACCAGCTGAATATGCGTGAGATTCATGACGTTTATTTACCGCTCTCACGCCTCCTTAACCTCTATGTAGGCGCCGCCGAGCATCTGCACAGTGCCACCACTACTTTCTTGGGTGAGCGGGGTTCCCGCACGCCGTTCGTGATCGGTGTGGCCGGCTCCGTCGCTGTGGGCAAGTCCACAACCGCACGTGTGCTGCGCGAGATGCTGCGCCGGTGGCCTGATACNCCCAATGTGGAACTCGTCACAACTGATGGCTTCCTTTACCCCAACGCCGAGCTTGAGCGCCGCGGCCTCATGGGCCGAAAGGGCTTNCCGGAGTCCTACGATCGGCGCGCCCTGCTGCGTTTTGTCAGTGCCATCAAGAGCGGTGCTGAGGAAGTCCGCGCGCCCATGTACTCCCACCTGACGTATGACATCGTCCCCAACAAGGAAGTCGTTGTCCGCCGCCCCGACGTGCTTATTGTTGAGGGCTTGAATGTCCTCGCCGCCGCCCGGCCCCGCACCGACGGCCGCTCCGGCCTTGCTGTCAGCGACTTCTTCGACTTTTCCATCTATGTGGACGCCAAGACCAGCTATGTTCAGCAGTGGTACATTGAGCGTTTCCGTTCGCTGCGCACTAGCGCCTTCGCAGATCCTGATTCATATTTCCGCCGGTACGCCGAGCTTTCCGATGCTGAGGCGACTGCCACGGCGTCCCGAATTTGGAAGAATATCAACGAGCCTAACCTGCTCCAGAATGTGCTTCCCACCCGTGGACGTGCCCAGTTGGTTCTGACCAAAGATTCTGACCATTCCATTCGCCGCATGTTGCTGAGGAAGGTCTAG
- a CDS encoding tRNA pseudouridine(38-40) synthase TruA, which translates to MQNHHPSPEELGLVRVRLDIAYDGGPFSGWAIQPGLQTLQGTLEEALALIMRRLVRLTVAGRTDTGVHARGQVAHCDLTQAEWDGLNRDNTLEPCLALLRRINGALGWVLKDXPGAIQIQRVQRAGHGFDARFSALWRRYSYRIADASTKRDPLLRAQTLWFNQDLDADLMDAGAAELLGLGDFKAFAKPREGSTTVRTLQRFDFTRGDDGVINLNIQADAFCHNMVRALTGAALRVGQGMEGPHWMRERQLAGVRDAKSVLASAHPLIFEEVRYPDAGELHERATLTXTRRAPVTAFGTPL; encoded by the coding sequence ATGCAAAACCACCATCCTTCTCCCGAAGAACTCGGCCTTGTCCGCGTACGTCTGGACATTGCGTACGACGGCGGTCCCTTCAGCGGGTGGGCCATTCAGCCGGGGCTGCAGACACTGCAGGGAACCCTGGAGGAGGCCCTGGCGCTGATCATGCGCCGACTCGTGCGCCTAACAGTGGCAGGACGTACGGACACAGGTGTTCACGCCCGCGGGCAGGTGGCCCATTGCGACCTCACCCAGGCGGAATGGGATGGGCTGAACCGAGACAATACGCTCGAACCGTGCCTGGCCCTGCTCCGTCGCATCAACGGGGCGCTGGGGTGGGTCCTGAAGGACNTCCCAGGGGCCATCCAGATCCAGAGGGTGCAACGGGCCGGCCATGGTTTTGACGCGCGGTTCTCGGCCCTGTGGAGGCGCTACAGCTATAGGATTGCCGACGCTTCAACCAAGCGGGATCCGTTGCTGCGCGCGCAGACCCTGTGGTTCAACCAGGACCTTGACGCCGATCTGATGGATGCCGGGGCCGCCGAGCTTCTGGGGCTGGGAGATTTCAAGGCCTTTGCCAAACCGCGCGAGGGTTCCACCACAGTGCGGACCCTGCAGCGCTTCGATTTCACCCGTGGAGATGACGGTGTGATTAACCTCAACATCCAGGCCGATGCGTTTTGCCACAACATGGTGCGCGCATTGACAGGTGCGGCGCTGCGGGTCGGGCAGGGCATGGAGGGTCCGCATTGGATGCGCGAGAGACAGTTGGCGGGCGTCAGGGACGCCAAATCCGTGCTGGCAAGCGCCCACCCGCTAATTTTCGAGGAAGTACGGTACCCGGACGCGGGCGAACTTCATGAACGCGCCACCTTAACCNGGACGCGGCGGGCACCCGTAACAGCCTTTGGTACCCCGCTTTGA
- a CDS encoding holo-ACP synthase, whose product MIIGIGVDVVDIERFGRQLERTPGLRDRLFVPAERGLNTQSLAARFAAKESVAKAXGAPAGMNWQDCWIGLDEHGPTINVKGTVAAVAKAKGIKHWHLSMSHDGGISTAMVIAES is encoded by the coding sequence ATGATTATTGGCATTGGTGTAGACGTCGTTGATATTGAACGCTTTGGCCGCCAGCTGGAGCGGACTCCCGGGCTGCGAGATAGGCTCTTCGTTCCGGCTGAACGCGGCTTGAACACGCAGTCGCTGGCTGCCCGGTTCGCGGCCAAGGAATCGGTGGCCAAGGCCNTTGGGGCACCCGCCGGCATGAACTGGCAGGACTGCTGGATCGGGCTGGATGAACATGGGCCCACCATCAACGTCAAAGGCACGGTGGCGGCCGTGGCCAAGGCCAAGGGAATCAAGCATTGGCACTTGTCCATGAGCCACGACGGCGGAATCTCCACCGCCATGGTGATTGCCGAAAGCTGA
- a CDS encoding D-alanyl-D-alanine carboxypeptidase family protein codes for MVVPSVLSGSAEPVLVRAEAAAAVELMFAAAAAQGVIITVXSSYRSFETQVSVYNGYVADKGVGAADTTSARPGFSEHQTGLAIDIGDAEAGTACDFNSCFADTAAAQWVAAHGADYGFVVRYAPGEEAVTGYLAEPWHLRYLGIAVAEDMSDHGIHSYETYLGMPAAPGY; via the coding sequence TTGGTAGTACCGAGCGTCCTCTCCGGCTCTGCTGAGCCGGTCCTAGTCCGNGCAGAGGCTGCTGCCGCTGTGGAGCTCATGTTTGCTGCTGCCGCGGCACAGGGCGTGATCATCACGGTCAANAGTAGCTACCGTTCCTTCGAGACCCAAGTGAGCGTCTACAACGGCTACGTGGCAGATAAGGGAGTTGGCGCTGCCGACACAACCTCGGCCCGCCCGGGTTTCTCAGAACACCAAACAGGCCTCGCCATTGATATTGGCGATGCGGAGGCCGGAACCGCCTGCGATTTCAACTCGTGTTTCGCTGATACTGCGGCTGCACAATGGGTCGCAGCACACGGGGCAGACTACGGCTTCGTGGTCCGCTATGCNCCCGGCGAGGAAGCCGTCACCGGTTATCTTGCTGAACCATGGCACCTGAGATATTTGGGAATCGCTGTGGCTGAAGATATGAGTGACCATGGCATTCACAGCTACGAGACTTACCTGGGGATGCCAGCCGCGCCCGGATATTAA
- the glmM gene encoding phosphoglucosamine mutase gives MSRLFGTDGVRGLANGLLTAELALSLAQAAAVVLGHEQMSEGKRPRAVIARDPRASGEFIAAAVEAGLASAGVDVYDAGVLPTPAAAFLIADLGADFGVMISASHNPAPDNGIKFFARGGKSLPXDVEDAIEAQLQHDAFRPVGVDVGRIQRFSDAEDRYVLHLLGTLPHRLDGLKIVLDCAHGAASGCSPQVFTDAGAQVTVIGAAPDGLNINDGVGSTHLELLQETVLATGSDLGIAHDGDADRCLAVDHEGNVIDGDQIMAVLALAQXESGELKDNVLVATVMSNLGLKIALRNAGITIRETGVXDRYVLEEMRRGXYTLGGEQSGHVIFSKYATTGDGLLTGLQLAAQVAKTGTTLKDLAAVMTKLPQVMVNVKNVDKNRASSVPAINAAVAMAEAELGDTGRVLLRPSGTEALVRVMVEAGDIATAERICNDLVIVVKAELSL, from the coding sequence ATGTCAAGATTATTTGGAACAGACGGTGTCCGCGGTTTGGCCAATGGCCTACTGACGGCTGAATTGGCTTTGTCACTTGCCCAGGCCGCTGCGGTGGTTCTAGGCCATGAGCAGATGAGCGAGGGAAAACGGCCACGCGCCGTGATTGCCCGTGATCCCAGGGCTAGCGGTGAGTTCATCGCCGCCGCCGTGGAGGCTGGCTTAGCCAGCGCAGGAGTGGACGTCTACGACGCCGGTGTGCTGCCCACCCCGGCCGCAGCCTTCCTTATTGCGGATCTTGGCGCGGATTTTGGCGTCATGATCTCCGCCTCCCACAACCCGGCACCTGACAACGGCATTAAGTTCTTTGCCCGTGGCGGCAAAAGCTTGCCGNACGACGTTGAGGACGCCATTGAAGCGCAGCTCCAACACGACGCCTTCCGGCCCGTGGGAGTTGACGTGGGACGTATCCAGCGCTTCTCTGATGCGGAAGACAGGTATGTTCTGCACCTGTTGGGGACCCTGCCGCACCGCCTTGACGGTCTAAAGATTGTGCTCGACTGTGCCCACGGTGCAGCCAGCGGGTGTTCGCCCCAGGTGTTCACTGACGCCGGTGCGCAGGTCACTGTCATTGGTGCAGCCCCGGATGGGCTGAACATCAACGACGGTGTGGGCTCCACTCATCTTGAGCTGCTGCAAGAAACAGTGCTCGCCACGGGCTCAGACTTGGGCATCGCCCACGATGGTGACGCCGACCGCTGCCTTGCCGTGGACCATGAGGGTAACGTCATTGACGGTGACCAGATCATGGCTGTCCTGGCCTTGGCCCAANAAGAATCAGGTGAGCTCAAGGACAATGTACTAGTAGCCACCGTCATGAGTAATCTTGGTCTGAAAATTGCCCTACGCAATGCAGGAATCACCATCCGTGAAACCGGTGTGNGGGACCGCTACGTGCTCGAAGAGATGCGCCGCGGGNGCTACACCTTGGGTGGGGAACAATCCGGGCACGTAATTTTCTCGAAGTACGCCACCACCGGCGATGGCTTGCTCACAGGGCTGCAGTTAGCGGCACAGGTAGCTAAAACTGGGACGACCCTGAAGGACTTGGCGGCGGTTATGACGAAGTTGCCCCAGGTCATGGTCAACGTCAAGAACGTGGATAAGAACAGGGCTTCCTCTGTTCCTGCTATCAACGCCGCTGTGGCTATGGCTGAAGCCGAGCTTGGCGATACCGGACGCGTGCTGCTGCGTCCCTCAGGAACTGAGGCTCTGGTGCGCGTCATGGTTGAGGCCGGAGATATTGCTACAGCTGAACGTATCTGTAACGACCTTGTCATTGTGGTGAAAGCAGAGCTGTCACTCTAG
- the rplM gene encoding 50S ribosomal protein L13: MRTYTPKPGDINRQWHIIDANDVVLGRLASQTATLLRGKHKPTFAPHMDMGDFVIIINAEKVALTGAKLEQKRAYRHSGFPGGLSSVNYAELLEKNPVRAVEKAIAGMLPKTKLGNAQISKLKVYRGSEHXHAAQQPQTFEITQVAQ; the protein is encoded by the coding sequence GTGCGTACGTATACCCCGAAGCCCGGCGATATCAACCGTCAGTGGCACATCATCGATGCCAATGACGTTGTCTTGGGCCGTCTTGCCAGCCAGACCGCAACACTGCTGCGTGGAAAGCACAAGCCGACCTTCGCTCCCCATATGGATATGGGCGATTTCGTCATCATCATCAACGCCGAGAAGGTTGCTCTGACCGGCGCCAAGCTCGAACAGAAGCGCGCTTACCGCCACTCCGGTTTCCCGGGCGGCCTGTCAAGCGTCAACTATGCAGAACTGCTGGAGAAGAACCCGGTTCGCGCAGTGGAGAAGGCCATCGCTGGCATGCTCCCCAAGACCAAGCTGGGCAACGCTCAGATCAGCAAGCTGAAGGTCTACCGCGGCTCCGAGCACNCCCACGCAGCGCAGCAGCCCCAGACTTTCGAAATTACCCAGGTCGCCCAGTAG
- the mscL gene encoding large conductance mechanosensitive channel protein MscL, with product MLKGFRDFVMKGNVVDLAVAVVIGAAFGAVVNSLVENVLMPLIAALFGSANFDSFALVTIDGVDIKFGVFLTALVNFVIVAAAIYFMVVVPMNHMIARRNAKLGIKEQEPAVDPQIELLTEIRDALTARPTGGLH from the coding sequence ATGCTAAAGGGATTCAGAGATTTCGTTATGAAGGGCAACGTCGTTGACCTTGCCGTGGCCGTTGTTATTGGTGCAGCTTTCGGAGCAGTAGTTAACTCCCTCGTAGAGAACGTTCTGATGCCGCTGATCGCTGCGTTGTTTGGTTCTGCCAACTTCGATAGCTTCGCGCTGGTGACCATCGACGGTGTGGACATCAAGTTCGGTGTGTTCCTGACCGCCTTGGTCAATTTCGTGATCGTTGCCGCAGCAATTTACTTCATGGTTGTAGTTCCCATGAATCACATGATTGCCCGTCGCAATGCAAAATTGGGTATCAAGGAACAGGAGCCCGCAGTAGACCCGCAAATTGAACTCCTCACCGAAATCCGTGACGCGCTCACGGCCCGGCCCACAGGCGGGCTGCACTAA
- the rplQ gene encoding 50S ribosomal protein L17, whose amino-acid sequence MPTPAKGPRLGGGAAHERLMLANLSAALFEHKRITTTLTKAKRLSPYAERLVTFAKRGDLASRRRVLGLISNKGIVHELFTDIAKAVENREGGYTRITKIGNRKGDNAPMAVIELVLEPVSAKQAVVKEATAAAAKAAPVEEAPSEEVVETEVVAEEAAAEVEEASAQETK is encoded by the coding sequence ATGCCTACACCCGCTAAGGGTCCCCGCCTTGGAGGCGGAGCGGCTCACGAGCGCTTGATGCTCGCGAACCTGTCCGCTGCTCTGTTTGAGCACAAGCGGATCACCACCACCTTGACCAAGGCAAAGCGCCTGAGCCCCTACGCAGAGCGACTGGTAACTTTCGCAAAGCGTGGCGACCTGGCGTCCCGCCGCCGCGTTCTTGGCCTGATCAGCAACAAGGGCATTGTCCATGAGCTGTTCACCGACATCGCCAAGGCCGTGGAGAACCGCGAAGGCGGCTACACCCGCATCACCAAGATCGGCAACCGTAAGGGCGACAACGCTCCCATGGCTGTCATCGAGCTCGTTCTGGAGCCGGTCAGCGCCAAGCAGGCCGTTGTGAAGGAAGCTACAGCTGCTGCAGCCAAGGCTGCCCCGGTTGAAGAAGCACCGAGCGAAGAAGTTGTTGAGACCGAAGTTGTAGCTGAAGAAGCTGCAGCAGAGGTTGAAGAAGCATCTGCGCAAGAAACCAAGTAA